One genomic segment of Belonocnema kinseyi isolate 2016_QV_RU_SX_M_011 chromosome 2, B_treatae_v1, whole genome shotgun sequence includes these proteins:
- the LOC117168491 gene encoding zinc finger protein 622 encodes MSIPYTCITCRVAFRDLEVQRQHYKSDWHRYNLKRKVVDLPPVGVEDFQKRVIAQRGKDDQLQRSQNVNCKACRKNFSTQNQYENHLLSKKHKDKSAKVSNASSTEEINDEESASTAPKNETEDEIMETSSAKNSKHDENMDTDSDVESVDSDEWMNGMENPVRNNNCLFCSHHSRTWVRNLRHMTEAHSFFVPDPEYCTDMRGLLVYLGEKVFGGFMCLWCNDKGRAFRSADAARTHMIDKGHCKVLHEGEALAEYADFYDYSTSYPDAENGDPDAEVEIPELDDNDYQLVLPSGNVIGHRSLMIYYKQNLDPNRALAIPKSKKLTKILSMYRALGWTDTQKESAVKKARDIKYMQRVQAKYSTKLQIKANKFQRYFRPQVNF; translated from the exons ATGTCGATACCCTACACGTGTATAACATGTCGGGTAGCTTTCCGAGACTTGGAGGTTCAACGACAGCACTACAAATCTGACTGGCACAGATATAATTTGAAACGGAAAGTCGTCGATTTGCCACCAGTAGGAGTCGAGGACTTCCAGAAAAGAGTTATTGCTCAACGAGGAAAGGATGATCAACTCCAGCGGAGTCAGAATGTAAACTGTAAAGCATGTAGAAAGAATTTTAGCACACAGAATCAATATGAAAATCATCTTCTCTCAAAGAAACACAAAGATAAGTCGGCTAAGGTTTCCAATGCCAGCTCGACGGAAGAGATTAACGACGAGGAATCGGCATCTACTGCCCCAAAAAACGAGACCGAGGACGAGATAATGGAAACCAGTTCAGCGAAGAATAGCAAACACGATGAGAACATGGATACTGATTCGGATGTAGAGTCTGTGGATTCTGATGAATGGATGAATGGCATGGAAAATCCTGTGCGGAACAACAATTGTCTTTTTTGCAGTCATCACAGTCGCACCTGGGTTCGAAACCTCAGGCACATGACCGAAGCTCACTCATTTTTTGTTCCGGACCCGGAATATTGTACGGACATGAGAGGATTGCTCGTCTACTTGGGGGAGAAGGTCTTTGGAGGATTTATGTGTCTCTGGTGTAACGACAAAG GTAGAGCATTTAGAAGTGCAGATGCAGCAAGAACTCACATGATTGACAAGGGTCACTGTAAAGTGTTGCATGAAGGCGAAGCTTTAGCAGAATATGCAGACTTCTACGATTACTCAACCAGTTATCCAGACGCAGAAAACGGAGATCCAGACGCAGAAGTTGAAATTCCAGAACTGGACGACAACGACTACCAACTCGTTTTGCCTTCCGGAAACGTTATTGGTCACCGATCTCTGATGATATACTACAAGCAAAATTTGGATCCGAATCGCGCGCTCGCTATTCCGAAGAGCAAAAAACTAACCAAGATTCTCTCGATGTACAGAGCCCTTGGCTGGACCGATACGCAAAAGGAATCCGCAGTGAAGAAAGCAAGGGACATTAAATACATGCAAAGGGTTCAAGCTAAGTATTCCACGAAACTGCAGATAAAAGCTAACAAGTTCCAACGTTACTTTAGACCACAGGTTAATTTCTAA
- the LOC117168081 gene encoding vesicle-fusing ATPase 1-like — protein sequence MCCHVVRTQAGKMSTMRMKAVKCPTEELSYTNCAIINVNDFSPDVKHIEVITGPNQHFIFSVRSHHEISRGTVGFSLLQRKWATLSLLQEIEVRPYNFNSTSNAACVCNIVLEVDFLMKKATTLEPYDTDQMAKDFLLQFSGQAFTVGQMLPFQFLDKKVLGVVVKSIEAVDLLTASSGQNVKPKNIKIGRCLGDTVIQFEKAVNSTLNLVGKSMGKMVRQSIINPDWNFEDMGIGGLDKEFTDIFRRAFASRLLSADIVAKLNFKHVKGILLYGPPGTGKTLMARQIGKMLNAKEPKIVNGPQILDKYVGESEANVRRLFADAEEEEKKLGPNSGLHIIIFDEIDAICKSRGSVGGNTGVHDTVVNQLLSKIDGVEQLNNILVIGMTNRRDMIDEALLRPGRLEIQLEISLPDEKGRLQILNIHTSKMRDHNKLSPDVDLKELAALTKNFSGAEIEGLVRAAQSTAMNKLVKVTNKVEVDPEAMEKFTVNRGDFLYSLENDVKPAFGTNDDCLDRLLLKGIITWGKPVADILTEANFCIEQMLAAEGPALISVLLEGPRKSGKTALAAQIAKNTNFPFIKVCTSEDMIGFSEPAKCSGVEKVFTAAYRSQLSCIVVDNIERFLDYGPIGPKYSNLMLQTLSLLLNKKPPRDRKLLIIGTTSRKQVLDDLEMLSDFKIILHVPNLSSPNDLLSVLEEVDLFSKEELANLHAKLQGRRAYIGIEVLLDIIDRVRTVETNYRMMKFLSKLEEEGYLE from the exons ATGTGTTGTCATGTTGTCAGAACCCAGGCTGGAAAGATGTCAACGATG agaATGAAAGCCGTCAAGTGTCCCACGGAAGAACTCAGCTACACCAATTGTGCTATTATTAATGTGAATGACTTCTCTCCTGATGTCAA GCACATCGAAGTGATAACTGGACCAAATCAGCATTTCATATTCTCCGTAAGATCTCATCATGAAATATCTCGTGGAACTGTTGGGTTCTCTCTTTTACAACGCAAATGGGCAACCTTGTCCCTTCTTCAAGAAATTGAAGTTCGGCCATACAACTTTAACTCCACATCCAATGCAGCCTGTGTCTGCAACATTGTTCTTGAAGTTGATTTCTTGATGAAAAAAGC AACTACCTTAGAGCCCTACGACACTGATCAAATGGCCAAGGATTTTCTTCTTCAGTTCTCAGGACAGGCATTTACCGTCGGACAGATGCTACCATTTCAATTTCTAGACAAAAAAGTACTTGGAGTAGTCGTAAAATCCATAGAGGCCGTCGACTTATTAACTGCGAGTTCAGGTCAAAATGTCAAGccgaaaaacattaaaattggtcGTTGTTTGGGTGATACAGTCATCCAGTTCGAGAAAGCTGTAAATTCAACCCTGAATCTAGTTGGAAAATCGATGGGAAAGATGGTTCGCCAGTCGATTATAAATCCAGATTGGAACTTCGAAGATATGGGAATTGGAGGCTTGGATAAAGAATTCACGGACATTTTTAGACGAGCTTTCGCATCCCGACTCTTATCAGCTGATATCGTTGcgaagctgaattttaaacacgTGAAAGGAATTCTGCTTTATGGCCCGCCAGGAACTGGAAAAACTTTGATGGCTCGGCAGATCGGGAAAATGCTAAACGCGAAGGAACCGAAAATCGTGAATGGTCCGCAGATTTTGGATAAATATGTGGGCGAGAGTGAAGCGAATGTCCGTAGATTGTTCGCAGATGCTGAGGAAGAAGAGAAAAAG ctgggACCAAACAGTGGCTTGCACAtaataattttcgacgaaatagacGCAATTTGTAAATCGAGAGGTAGTGTGGGTGGAAATACTGGAGTTCATGATACAGTTGTAAACCAGCTGCTTTCAAAAATCGACGGAGTGGAGCAGCTGAATAATATTCTTGTAATTGGGATGACGAACAGACGAGATATGATTGATGAGGCTTTACTTCGTCCAGGAAGATTAGAG ATACAACTTGAAATAAGTCTCCCTGACGAAAAAGGCAGACTTCAGATTCTAAACATCCACACTTCAAAAATGAGGGATCACAACAAGCTGTCGCCGGATGTTGATTTGAAAGAACTAGCAGCCTTGACGAAAAATTTCAGTGGTGCTGAGATAGAAGGTTTGGTCAGAGCGGCTCAAAGTACTGCGATGAATAAATTGGTTAAAGTGACAAATAAAGTGGAAGTAGATCCGGAAGCTATGGAGAAGTTTACGGTTAACAGAGGCGATTTTCTGTACTCGCTGGAAAATGATGTTAAACCT gCTTTTGGGACAAACGATGATTGTTTGGACAGATTGCTTTTGAAAGGAATCATTACCTGGGGAAAACCAGTCGCTGACATACTTACAGAAGCGAATTTCTGCATAGAACAAATGCTCGCTGCGGAAGGACCAGCCCTTATTTCTGTTCTTTTAGAAGGTCCAcgaaaaagtggaaaaactgcCCTTGCAGCTCAAATTGCTAAGAATACTAACTTTCCGTTTATTAAAGTTTGCACGTCAGAGGATATGATTGGTTTCTCTGAACCTGCTAAGTGCTCTGGAGTGGAGAag GTATTTACAGCAGCCTATCGTTCACAACTCAGCTGCATCGTAGTTGATAACATCGAACGGTTCCTAGATTATGGACCGATTGGTCCAAAGTATTCTAATTTAATGTTGCAAACTTTATcattgttattaaacaaaaaacctCCGCGGGACCGGAAGTTGTTGATTATAGGAACCACTAGTCGCAA GCAAGTCTTGGATGATCTAGAAATGCTCtcggattttaaaataattctacacgTGCCAAATTTATCATCTCCCAATGATCTTCTCTCTGTTTTGGAAGAAGTCGATCTATTTTCGAAAGAAGAACTTGCAAATCTTCATGCAAAACTTCAAGGCAGAag AGCCTACATTGGCATCGAGGTATTACTAGATATAATAGACAGAGTCAGAACCGTGGAAACGAATTATCGAATGATGAAATTCCTTTCTAAATTAGAAGAAGAAGGATAtctggaataa
- the LOC117168492 gene encoding uncharacterized protein LOC117168492, whose protein sequence is MSTGELTVVAIPENRFSDVIDHLRLNFFADEPLNRAVGLCQRGDCHFELEQHCLQTLKQGYSRMLLDQKGMIAGTVLNGIVQKGEREEAERRLAEMSDEKFKTIFGLLYKVNEKIDLFSKYNAEDLFECRILSVDDRFRGKGLGNMLVKASLETARNSCFKVFKADATGLFSQKVFLKHGFQVEAEIPYSEIDENIRPDPPHRALQLLVKILD, encoded by the exons ATGTCGACCGGGGAGTTGACAGTCGTCGCGATCCCGGAAAATCGTTTTTCCGACGTAATCGACCACCTGAGGCTCAACTTTTTTGCTGACGAGCCACTCAATCGAGCCGTGGGTCTTTGTCAACGTGGAGACTGCCACTTTGAACTTGAACAGCACTGTCTCCAAACATTGAAACAAGGATATTCGAGGATGCTCCTCGATCAGAAAGGAATg aTAGCCGGTACCGTTCTAAACGGAATTGTACAAAAAGGCGAGCGTGAAGAAGCAGAGAGACGACTCGCTGAAATGAGTGACGaaaaattcaagacaatttttGGTCTCCTCTATAAAGtcaacgaaaaaattgatttgttttcaaaatacaaTGCAGAAGATCTTTTCGAATGTCGGATTTTAAGCGTCGACGATCGTTTTCGTGGAAAAGGTTTAGGAAATATGCTAGTCAAAGCCAGCTTAGAAACTGCAAGAAATTCCTGTTTCAAG GTCTTCAAAGCTGACGCAACAGGGCTCTTCTCCCAGAAAGTCTTTCTGAAACACGGATTTCAAGTAGAGGCCGAAATTCCGTATTCGGAAATCGATGAAAACATCAGACCGGATCCGCCCCATCGTGCTCTCCAGCTTTTGGTGaagattttggattaa